Proteins from a single region of Amblyomma americanum isolate KBUSLIRL-KWMA chromosome 10, ASM5285725v1, whole genome shotgun sequence:
- the LOC144106785 gene encoding uncharacterized protein LOC144106785, translated as MQQQQLVLLSTGDERRVKKQKQMDDLSRHPAYSECGSQKPYKRSLPRCVSNCLRRAIQQESLQTKQTTQNMGLALVFVIAVSATLTLAQSGRAVDLECVQRFRVCEQECVAEAETSKQMARCTRDCERKHNCNQPSCPQDYDESKCLLQTPFLKTCYVDAMCPEGSRCCATGDEACGWRCTRLY; from the exons atgcagcagcagcagctcgttCTGCTATCCACAGGTGACGAACGCAgggtgaaaaaacaaaaacaaatggacGATTTATCGAGGCACCCGGCCTATTCGGAATGCGGGTCACAGAAGCCCTATAAAAGAAGTCTGCCCCGTTGTGTCAGCAACTGTTTGCGAAGAGCCATCCAGCAAGAGTCTTTGCAGACAAAACAGACGACGCAGAACATGGGTTTGGCACTCGTCTTCGTCATCGCGGTCTCCGCCACCCTGACGCTGGCCCAGTCCGGCAGAGCCGTGGACTTGGAGTGCGTCCAGCGCTTCCGGGTCTGCGAGCAGGAATGCGTGGCCGAAGCGGAAACTTCGAAGCAGATGGCGAGGTGCACCAGGGACTGCGAGAGGAAGCACAACTGCAACCAGCCGA GCTGCCCACAGGACTACGACGAATCCAAGTGTCTTCTGCAGACGCCGTTCCTCAAGACGTGCTACGTGGACGCCATGTGTCCCGAAGGAAGCCGCTGTTGTGCCACGGGTGACGAAGCCTGCGGATGGCGTTGCACGAGGCTCTACTGA
- the LOC144107367 gene encoding monoglyceride lipase-like — MALARRPALRLPEECGLTDSATFKNGDGHSIACKSWKPDGEPRALVFMAHGFGEHCHGPTYDLLARELAALGCYVFAHDHGKLASH; from the exons ATGGCACTCGCCCG CCGGCCAGCACTGCGTCTGCCCGAAGAGTGCGGGTTGACGGACAGCGCCACCTTCAAGAATGGAGACGGCCACAGCATCGCCTGCAAGTCCTGGAAGCCCGATGGAGAACCGAG GGCGCTGGTGTTCATGGCTCACGGTTTCGGGGAGCACTGCCACGGCCCCACCTACGACTTGCTCGCGCGGGAGCTGGCGGCCCTCGGATGCTACGTGTTCGCCCACGACCACGGCAAGTTGGCGTCGCACTAG
- the LOC144106784 gene encoding monoglyceride lipase-like, whose protein sequence is MGGLLVVLAVQRRPMDFEGVVLVAPFLGPDKQDGTWFKLALVRVIGRVLPSLPLGSVGSYKACRDPAVIERMDNDPLNYNGSLRAGYAAAMVQALKRAHARADAVQIPLLILHGSGDKNCDPDASRDFFDKVSSGDKTLKMYSGAYHCLLDEPDGVGQRVQGDIVNWCSERLPAPPPPSASSSREMPCGLTFDHPRSGEELEAMASSA, encoded by the exons ATG GGCGGCCTGCTCGTCGTCCTGGCGGTGCAACGTCGTCCGATGGATTTCGAGGGCGTGGTTCTAGTGGCGCCTTTCTTGGGACCCGACAAACAGGACGGCACCTGGTTCAAG CTTGCCCTTGTTCGCGTCATTGGACGAGTGCTGCCCTCCCTTCCCTTGGGCAGTGTGGGCTCCTATAAGGCCTGCAGAGACCCCGCAGTTATTGAGCGGATGGACAACGACCCGTTAAACTACAACGGCAGTCTGCGCGCCGGCTATGCGGCCGCCATGGTGCAGGCACTCAAG CGCGCCCATGCCAGGGCGGATGCCGTGCAGATTCCTCTTCTGATTCTGCACGGCTCCGGTGACAAGAACTGCGATCCAGATGCGTCACGTGACTTCTTTGATAAGGTTTCCAGTGGCGACAAAACTCTCAAG ATGTACAGCGGGGCTTACCACTGCCTCTTGGACGAGCCGGATGGGGTCGGGCAACGAGTCCAGGGGGACATCGTGAACTGGTGCTCGGAGAGGCTCCCTGCCCCTCCTCCTCCGTCGGCGTCGTCATCGCGGGAGATGCCGTGCGGCCTCACTTTCGACCATCCGAGGAGCGGCGAAGAGCTGGAAGCGATGGCTTCGAGCGCTTAG